A region of Planococcus sp. MSAK28401 DNA encodes the following proteins:
- a CDS encoding anti-sigma-I factor RsgI family protein produces MLPAEEAYGYVQVESNPGIELGVDEAWHVISLRELNEDGKKLIAQLTDWENRELEVVLENVLALSVDEDTEHVTITTIRGDGESDAAINVEQIALAALFAGSNKNLRVHLKEANKKQWREAKEQQVPVAKLIEKDRTFTSPKKQENDVQPAQNEEKNTQRKQAPDSQEAPSKAEDPATPKANPKNEPSSPGNSQSNKTQKSDTQANPTPEKKPVPEKKPVPEKKPVPEKKPVPEKKPVPEKKSVPEKKSDSKPKESGSNAPAAKKVPKKPEKPEPAKPKNPNAGKGNNAGNSKAETKPKKEIPSSGKNKTEQPPKDNNGKDKPKEKDSKKDNSNSNSNSNSNSNSNSNSNSNSNSNNNNGNSSKADGAKTAEPKDLKAEQAKPPVKEKGVSDSPKTDEKKPPKADKQDKKNP; encoded by the coding sequence ATGCTCCCCGCCGAAGAAGCTTATGGCTATGTACAAGTTGAATCAAACCCGGGAATCGAACTCGGCGTAGACGAGGCATGGCACGTCATTTCGCTGAGGGAGCTGAATGAGGACGGTAAAAAATTGATTGCTCAATTAACCGATTGGGAAAATCGTGAACTCGAAGTGGTTTTAGAGAACGTGCTTGCCTTATCCGTGGATGAAGATACAGAGCATGTGACGATTACCACGATACGAGGAGATGGAGAATCGGATGCCGCGATCAACGTGGAACAGATCGCATTGGCGGCACTGTTTGCCGGCAGCAATAAAAACTTGCGGGTGCATTTGAAAGAAGCGAATAAAAAGCAATGGCGCGAGGCAAAAGAACAACAAGTGCCAGTCGCCAAGCTAATCGAAAAAGACCGAACTTTCACGTCGCCAAAGAAACAAGAAAATGATGTCCAGCCTGCGCAAAATGAAGAAAAAAACACGCAGAGAAAACAAGCCCCGGATAGCCAGGAGGCCCCTTCGAAAGCTGAAGATCCTGCTACTCCAAAGGCTAACCCGAAAAACGAGCCTTCCTCTCCAGGCAATAGCCAATCAAACAAAACACAAAAGTCGGATACACAGGCAAATCCTACTCCGGAAAAGAAACCTGTTCCGGAAAAGAAACCTGTTCCGGAAAAGAAACCTGTTCCAGAAAAGAAACCTGTTCCAGAAAAGAAACCTGTTCCAGAAAAGAAATCTGTTCCAGAAAAGAAATCTGACAGCAAACCAAAAGAATCTGGCTCCAACGCTCCAGCAGCAAAAAAAGTACCGAAAAAACCAGAAAAACCTGAGCCTGCTAAACCGAAAAACCCAAATGCTGGAAAAGGCAACAACGCTGGGAATTCAAAAGCTGAAACAAAACCGAAAAAAGAAATTCCTTCTTCCGGAAAGAACAAAACTGAACAACCGCCAAAAGACAATAACGGCAAAGACAAACCAAAAGAAAAGGACAGTAAAAAAGACAATTCTAACAGCAACAGCAACAGCAACAGCAACAGCAACAGCAACAGCAACAGCAACAGCAACAGCAACAGCAACAATAATAACGGCAATTCTTCCAAAGCAGATGGGGCGAAGACAGCGGAACCAAAGGACTTGAAAGCCGAACAGGCCAAACCCCCTGTGAAGGAAAAGGGAGTCTCGGATTCACCCAAAACCGATGAAAAGAAACCTCCAAAAGCAGACAAGCAAGATAAGAAAAATCCATAA
- the sigI gene encoding RNA polymerase sigma-I factor translates to MLLTALGGLFGYGAEMPAETLVKLAQQGDEEAEEQLISSHIPFVKKTAAQVCKRFIDDNQDEFSIALLAFHEAMRQYRPGHEASFLTFAHMVIRRRVIDHIRKESKRLEFSHDFTASPNEDHHNHIGDRASSALYSEQEQIAKRREEIVQFEEMLSEFGLSFQMIAKVSPAHEDARRNAIQIAQLVAETDEYKHFLLDKKKLPVKHIEELVQVSRKTIERNRKYIIAMSLLIMSELHYLKDYLKERLN, encoded by the coding sequence ATGCTATTGACTGCTTTGGGCGGTTTGTTTGGATATGGAGCAGAAATGCCCGCTGAAACATTGGTGAAGCTCGCACAACAAGGCGATGAAGAGGCCGAAGAGCAATTGATTTCTTCACATATCCCGTTCGTGAAAAAAACCGCCGCACAAGTATGCAAGCGGTTCATCGATGATAATCAGGATGAATTCAGCATCGCGCTCTTGGCATTTCATGAGGCAATGCGCCAATACCGTCCGGGACATGAGGCATCGTTTTTAACTTTCGCGCATATGGTCATCAGGCGCAGAGTAATTGACCATATCCGGAAAGAAAGCAAGCGTCTGGAATTCAGCCATGATTTCACAGCATCGCCGAATGAAGACCATCACAACCATATCGGCGACCGGGCATCATCGGCTCTCTATTCAGAACAGGAGCAGATTGCCAAGCGGCGTGAAGAGATTGTCCAATTCGAGGAAATGCTCTCAGAGTTCGGCTTATCTTTCCAAATGATCGCCAAAGTTTCTCCTGCACATGAAGACGCCAGGAGAAATGCAATCCAAATCGCGCAATTGGTAGCGGAAACGGATGAATACAAACACTTCTTGCTTGATAAGAAAAAACTGCCGGTCAAACATATCGAGGAACTTGTCCAGGTCTCGAGAAAAACTATTGAGAGAAACAGGAAATACATAATTGCAATGTCGCTATTGATAATGAGCGAGTTGCATTATTTAAAAGATTATTTAAAGGAGCGGTTGAACTGA